In Malus sylvestris chromosome 15, drMalSylv7.2, whole genome shotgun sequence, a single genomic region encodes these proteins:
- the LOC126605699 gene encoding putative pectinesterase 11, translating to MACGAANFTCLFVMTILMQAFMVVLSQPVEAEAISRSWKRFITVDKSGNGDYTKIQYAIDAVPSGNAQLVFIWVKPGVYHEKIVVPSDKPYITVSGTGTAHETVIIWNECGEIFDVAVFTVLATDFIGRFITIQNTYGIGAKAVALRVSADRAAFYACRILSRQDALFDHVGRHYYGHCYIEGDTDFIFGNAASFFEKCHLHSLSEHKGAITAQRRYAPSDQSGFTFLACIVTGVKTALLGRPWGPYSTVVFAYTYMSNVILPEGWDGWRLAPNNLSHVYYGQYKCYGPGAETSQRVKWSQSLTSEQVTPFLDQAIALQSESWQDRWSILHPYGAEQGSVDGKNNIDQIGEDPSPIGEDVGVGWDPVEWSGAEGMSISPAEDMSSCESPRSPGIFLFLLFGLFV from the exons ATGGCTTGTGGTGCTGCTAATTTCACGTGTTTATTCGTCATGACAATACTAATGCAAGCTTTCATGGTCGTGCTCTCTCAACCAGTCGAAGCTGAAGCAATCTCGAGGTCCTGGAAAAGATTCATCACCGTCGACAAATCCGGCAACGGCGATTACACCAAAATACAGTACGCAATCGACGCCGTGCCGTCAGGTAATGCTCAGCTTGTGTTTATTTGGGTCAAGCCTGGTGTGTACCATGAAAAAATAGTTGTACCTTCGGACAAACCCTATATAACAGTAAGTGGCACGGGTACTGCACATGAGACCGTAATAATATGGAACGAATGCGGAGAGATTTTTGATGTTGCCGTCTTTACCGTGTTGGCTACCGATTTTATAGGCCGCTTTATCACCATTCAG AATACATATGGAATTGGTGCGAAAGCAGTGGCGCTAAGAGTCTCGGCCGATAGAGCAGCATTCTACGCATGTAGAATTTTGTCTCGGCAAGATGCCTTGTTCGACCACGTCGGCAGGCACTACTACGGACACTGCTACATTGAAGGCGACACCGATTTCATTTTCGGAAACGCTGCTTCTTTCTTCGAGAAGTGTCATTTGCATTCGCTTTCGGAGCACAAAGGAGCGATCACGGCACAACGAAGGTATGCGCCTTCCGATCAATCGGGGTTCACCTTCTTGGCATGCATCGTCACCGGCGTCAAAACGGCACTACTAGGACGGCCGTGGGGTCCCTATTCGACAGTCGTCTTTGCGTATACTTACATGTCAAACGTGATTCTTCCAGAAGGCTGGGACGGATGGAGACTAGCACCCAACAACTTAAGTCATGTTTACTATGGGCAATACAAATGCTATGGACCGGGAGCCGAGACATCACAAAGAGTTAAATGGTCACAAAGCCTTACAAGCGAACAAGTTACACCCTTCCTTGATCAAGCGATTGCCCTTCAATCCGAAAGCTGGCAAGATCGTTGGTCTATCCTTCATCCTTACGGAGCAGAACAAGGAAGCGTGGACGGTAAGAACAATATAGACCAAATAGGAGAGGATCCCAGCCCCATCGGAGAGGACGTGGGGGTTGGTTGGGACCCTGTGGAATGGAGTGGGGCGGAGGGGATGTCGATCAGCCCGGCGGAGGATATGTCGAGCTGCGAGAGTCCTAGGTCTCCcgggatttttctttttcttctttttggtttatttgtttGA
- the LOC126605684 gene encoding protein IQ-DOMAIN 32-like isoform X2, with the protein MGKSTSCFNIITCGKDSADNDDLEAPESKSSSDKRGWSFGKRSARHRVLSNTVIRETPTSGHKEIPESAALNFQPPASTTVPEKISVIHCTDEKPHLVTPENPKVSQTEQKVSQTEPKVPETEQKVPETEPKVSNTENVAEDERAVECKPDESDVIFVQTASGGLLKSFVELDNVVKMQAAVRGHLVRRHAVGTLLCVQALVKMQALIRARHARQEIDHNSKISEKEKSVAKSNITHTSIEKLLRNSFARQLLESSPKTKPLHVKCDSSKPGSTWQWMERWTSLSSPSTVDIAESEKAVPAMEKQVRKEEISESPGESKIQDEEISDSKSSITESIVPSESEENLITYDADNLNFQASHPYIEQPQFQNISISDVKEITEEINYLPNQSVQSNADSQVELKSISGKPVTETEQPKRSMKRLASEDLETDGKKSVFGSRKVSNPAFIAAQSKFEVLSSTTNSGRSISPSYQDDAVSELQRNAFSSAVDTEIRKELNGAENPVTHVSSVQVGGSECGTEISISSTLDSPDISDAGATEHEHGAKANSTENADVQAKDLPTIPVSNLSDPVFDQPEKVVNGEIENSVVAVDSPQTESQPERTTSDLQREQDTEAGNEAYASSPEGSPRSHLTVPESQGTPSSLVSVKAKRCKADKSGSNQKRKSASAGKKSPSNPNHDSGSSKDQKNGKRRNSFGSAKPAADNIDQEPRDSSSNSSIPHFMQATESARAKLQANLSPRSSPDMQDRDIYVKKRHSLPGTNGRQGSPRIQRSMSQAQPGAKTNERKWNR; encoded by the exons atggggAAATCTACCTCTTGCTTCAATATTATCACCTGCGGTAAGGATTCAGCGGACAACGATGACCTCGAAGCTCCTGAG AGTAAGAGTTCGAGTGACAAGCGCGGATGGAGTTTCGGGAAGAGATCTGCACGGCATCGAGTGTTGAGCAACACTGTTATCAGAGAGACCCCCACTTCTGGACATAAGGAGATCCCAGAATCAGCTGCTCTTAATTTCCAACCACCAGCGAGCACTACTGTTCCAGAAAAGATATCGGTTATACATTGCACTGACGAGAAACCCCATTTGGTAACTCCTGAGAACCCAAAAGTATCCCAGACTGAACAGAAGGTATCCCAGACTGAACCAAAAGTACCGGAGACTGAACAGAAAGTCCCCGAAACTGAACCAAAAGTATCCAATACTGAAAATGTTGCAGAAGATGAAAGAGCAGTCGAATGCAAACCGGATGAGTCAGATGTTATTTTTGTGCAGACAGCTTCCGGAGGATTATTG AAATCATTTGTGGAGCTTGACAATGTTGTTAAGATGCAAGCTGCCGTTCGTGGGCATTTGGTCCGTAGGCATGCTGTGGGAACTCTACTATGTGTTCAAGCTCTTGTGAAAATGCAAGCTCTTATTCGTGCTCGCCATGCTCGTCAAGAGATTGACCATAACTCTAAGATCTCG gaaaaggaaaaatcagtagCCAAATCGAATATAACACACACTTCAATTGAGAAGCTACTGAGGAATAGTTTCGCCCGCCAG ttgttggaATCATCACCGAAGACCAAACCTCTTCATGTCAAGTGTGATTCCTCTAAGCCCGGTTCTACTTGGCAATGGATGGAGAGATGGACGTCACTATCATCGCCGTCAACGGTGGATATTGCAGAGTCAGAAAAAGCAGTGCCAGCGATGGAGAAACAGGTAAGAAAGGAAGAAATTTCTGAGTCCCCTGGGGAATCTAAAATTCAAGATGAAGAGATATCAGACTCAAAGTCCAGCATCACGGAATCAATAGTGCCATCTGAAAGTGAAGAGAATCTGATTACTTATGACGCTGACAACTTGAACTTTCAGGCAAGCCATCCCTATATTGAACAGCCTCAGTTTCAGAATATCAGTATATCTGATGTGAAAGAGATCACGGAAGAGATAAATTATCTTCCAAATCAAAGTGTGCAATCAAATGCAGATTCTCAAGTGGAGCTCAAGTCCATTTCTGGGAAGCCTGTCACGGAAACTGAACAACCTAAACGTTCTATGAAAAGATTAGCCTCAGAAGATCTAGAAACCGACGGAAAGAAATCTGTATTCGGATCGAGGAAAGTGAGTAATCCTGCATTTATTGCTGCACAGTCAAAATTTGAAGTGCTGAGTTCAACTACCAATTCAGGTAGATCAATTAGTCCATCCTATCAAGATGATGCTGTAAGTGAATTACAAAGGAATGCATTCTCATCTGCGGTGGATACTGAAATCAGAAAGGAGCTCAACGGGGCTGAAAACCCAGTCACCCATGTATCAAGTGTTCAAGTTGGTGGCTCTGAGTGTGGCACCGAAATCTCCATTTCTTCCACCCTTGATTCGCCTGATATATCTGATGCTGGAGCTACGGAACATGAGCATGGAGCCAAAGCTAACAGCACTGAAAATGCGGATGTCCAAGCCAAAGATTTACCTACAATCCCAGTCTCCAACCTATCTGACCCAGTCTTTGATCAACCAGAAAAGGTTGTTAATGGTGAGATCGAAAATTCTGTGGTTGCTGTGGACTCCCCTCAAACAGAGTCTCAGCCGGAGAGAACTACGTCTGATCTGCAGAGAGAACAGGACACCGAGGCAGGTAATGAAGCATATGCATCATCCCCAGAAGGTTCTCCAAGAAGCCATTTGACTGTCCCAGAATCCCAAGGAACACCGTCCAGTCTGGTATCTGTGAAAGCTAAAAGGTGCAAAGCTGACAAGAGTGGATCCAACCAAAAACGTAAGTCTGCTTCAGCAGGAAAGAAATCTCCCTCTAATCCAAATCATGATTCTGGATCCAGTAAAGATCAGAAAAACGGCAAGAGACGCAATTCATTTGGTTCAGCAAAACCCGCCGCCGATAACATTGATCAAGAACCAAGAGACAGCAGTAGCAACAGTTCCATCCCCCATTTCATGCAAGCCACAGAATCTGCAAGAGCAAAACTTCAAGCAAATCTCTCTCCAAGATCGAGTCCAGATATGCAAGACAGAGACATTTACGTAAAGAAGAGACATTCCTTACCTGGTACAAATGGAAGGCAGGGGTCTCCACGCATCCAGCGGTCAATGTCTCAAGCACAGCCAGGTGCAAAGACAAATG AGAGAAAATGGAACAGGTGA
- the LOC126605684 gene encoding protein IQ-DOMAIN 32-like isoform X1, producing MGKSTSCFNIITCGKDSADNDDLEAPESKSSSDKRGWSFGKRSARHRVLSNTVIRETPTSGHKEIPESAALNFQPPASTTVPEKISVIHCTDEKPHLVTPENPKVSQTEQKVSQTEPKVPETEQKVPETEPKVSNTENVAEDERAVECKPDESDVIFVQTASGGLLAQKSFVELDNVVKMQAAVRGHLVRRHAVGTLLCVQALVKMQALIRARHARQEIDHNSKISEKEKSVAKSNITHTSIEKLLRNSFARQLLESSPKTKPLHVKCDSSKPGSTWQWMERWTSLSSPSTVDIAESEKAVPAMEKQVRKEEISESPGESKIQDEEISDSKSSITESIVPSESEENLITYDADNLNFQASHPYIEQPQFQNISISDVKEITEEINYLPNQSVQSNADSQVELKSISGKPVTETEQPKRSMKRLASEDLETDGKKSVFGSRKVSNPAFIAAQSKFEVLSSTTNSGRSISPSYQDDAVSELQRNAFSSAVDTEIRKELNGAENPVTHVSSVQVGGSECGTEISISSTLDSPDISDAGATEHEHGAKANSTENADVQAKDLPTIPVSNLSDPVFDQPEKVVNGEIENSVVAVDSPQTESQPERTTSDLQREQDTEAGNEAYASSPEGSPRSHLTVPESQGTPSSLVSVKAKRCKADKSGSNQKRKSASAGKKSPSNPNHDSGSSKDQKNGKRRNSFGSAKPAADNIDQEPRDSSSNSSIPHFMQATESARAKLQANLSPRSSPDMQDRDIYVKKRHSLPGTNGRQGSPRIQRSMSQAQPGAKTNERKWNR from the exons atggggAAATCTACCTCTTGCTTCAATATTATCACCTGCGGTAAGGATTCAGCGGACAACGATGACCTCGAAGCTCCTGAG AGTAAGAGTTCGAGTGACAAGCGCGGATGGAGTTTCGGGAAGAGATCTGCACGGCATCGAGTGTTGAGCAACACTGTTATCAGAGAGACCCCCACTTCTGGACATAAGGAGATCCCAGAATCAGCTGCTCTTAATTTCCAACCACCAGCGAGCACTACTGTTCCAGAAAAGATATCGGTTATACATTGCACTGACGAGAAACCCCATTTGGTAACTCCTGAGAACCCAAAAGTATCCCAGACTGAACAGAAGGTATCCCAGACTGAACCAAAAGTACCGGAGACTGAACAGAAAGTCCCCGAAACTGAACCAAAAGTATCCAATACTGAAAATGTTGCAGAAGATGAAAGAGCAGTCGAATGCAAACCGGATGAGTCAGATGTTATTTTTGTGCAGACAGCTTCCGGAGGATTATTG GCTCAGAAATCATTTGTGGAGCTTGACAATGTTGTTAAGATGCAAGCTGCCGTTCGTGGGCATTTGGTCCGTAGGCATGCTGTGGGAACTCTACTATGTGTTCAAGCTCTTGTGAAAATGCAAGCTCTTATTCGTGCTCGCCATGCTCGTCAAGAGATTGACCATAACTCTAAGATCTCG gaaaaggaaaaatcagtagCCAAATCGAATATAACACACACTTCAATTGAGAAGCTACTGAGGAATAGTTTCGCCCGCCAG ttgttggaATCATCACCGAAGACCAAACCTCTTCATGTCAAGTGTGATTCCTCTAAGCCCGGTTCTACTTGGCAATGGATGGAGAGATGGACGTCACTATCATCGCCGTCAACGGTGGATATTGCAGAGTCAGAAAAAGCAGTGCCAGCGATGGAGAAACAGGTAAGAAAGGAAGAAATTTCTGAGTCCCCTGGGGAATCTAAAATTCAAGATGAAGAGATATCAGACTCAAAGTCCAGCATCACGGAATCAATAGTGCCATCTGAAAGTGAAGAGAATCTGATTACTTATGACGCTGACAACTTGAACTTTCAGGCAAGCCATCCCTATATTGAACAGCCTCAGTTTCAGAATATCAGTATATCTGATGTGAAAGAGATCACGGAAGAGATAAATTATCTTCCAAATCAAAGTGTGCAATCAAATGCAGATTCTCAAGTGGAGCTCAAGTCCATTTCTGGGAAGCCTGTCACGGAAACTGAACAACCTAAACGTTCTATGAAAAGATTAGCCTCAGAAGATCTAGAAACCGACGGAAAGAAATCTGTATTCGGATCGAGGAAAGTGAGTAATCCTGCATTTATTGCTGCACAGTCAAAATTTGAAGTGCTGAGTTCAACTACCAATTCAGGTAGATCAATTAGTCCATCCTATCAAGATGATGCTGTAAGTGAATTACAAAGGAATGCATTCTCATCTGCGGTGGATACTGAAATCAGAAAGGAGCTCAACGGGGCTGAAAACCCAGTCACCCATGTATCAAGTGTTCAAGTTGGTGGCTCTGAGTGTGGCACCGAAATCTCCATTTCTTCCACCCTTGATTCGCCTGATATATCTGATGCTGGAGCTACGGAACATGAGCATGGAGCCAAAGCTAACAGCACTGAAAATGCGGATGTCCAAGCCAAAGATTTACCTACAATCCCAGTCTCCAACCTATCTGACCCAGTCTTTGATCAACCAGAAAAGGTTGTTAATGGTGAGATCGAAAATTCTGTGGTTGCTGTGGACTCCCCTCAAACAGAGTCTCAGCCGGAGAGAACTACGTCTGATCTGCAGAGAGAACAGGACACCGAGGCAGGTAATGAAGCATATGCATCATCCCCAGAAGGTTCTCCAAGAAGCCATTTGACTGTCCCAGAATCCCAAGGAACACCGTCCAGTCTGGTATCTGTGAAAGCTAAAAGGTGCAAAGCTGACAAGAGTGGATCCAACCAAAAACGTAAGTCTGCTTCAGCAGGAAAGAAATCTCCCTCTAATCCAAATCATGATTCTGGATCCAGTAAAGATCAGAAAAACGGCAAGAGACGCAATTCATTTGGTTCAGCAAAACCCGCCGCCGATAACATTGATCAAGAACCAAGAGACAGCAGTAGCAACAGTTCCATCCCCCATTTCATGCAAGCCACAGAATCTGCAAGAGCAAAACTTCAAGCAAATCTCTCTCCAAGATCGAGTCCAGATATGCAAGACAGAGACATTTACGTAAAGAAGAGACATTCCTTACCTGGTACAAATGGAAGGCAGGGGTCTCCACGCATCCAGCGGTCAATGTCTCAAGCACAGCCAGGTGCAAAGACAAATG AGAGAAAATGGAACAGGTGA
- the LOC126605689 gene encoding uncharacterized protein LOC126605689 isoform X1 produces MSAVQADKKVEVEKSGELLFCGGTSWDAIGRRKGAIEGNLISPTRLRPLVDIDIRFVASGCSSCHCVALDVEGRCYTWGRNEKGQLGHGDTIQRDRPTVVSELSKYRVVRASSGKNHTVVLTEDGHSFAFGWNKHGQLGSGSAKNEVEASPVRCQVSEVKNVACGGDFTVWLSSVEGASILTAGLPQYGQLGHGTDNEYNTKDSSVKLAYEAQPRPKAIASLAGEIIVKVACGTNHTVAVDANGYVYTWGYGGYGRLGHREQKDEWSPRRVDIFQRNNILPPDAIISAGSVNSACTAGGGQLYMWGKIKNTGDDWMYPKPLMDLSGWNLRCMDSGNMHHFVGADSSCISWGHAQNGELGYGPNGQKSSAVPKKVDILEGMHVMSVACGLGHSMVIVDRTTVGDRLDQLEVYDGKASVEGSEEPVSAAPASKQTPKRGASKASENSKRKKSKEPSDSEDEEDSDEPDDDSDGSNDEDNGEQEPKSRRGGKTSGSGRGNGAKKAAPAEVKRGRGRPPANKSPSPAPAKTATGKRGRPRRS; encoded by the exons ATGTCTGCGGTCCAGGCGGATaagaaggtggaggtggagaaaTCGGGAGAGCTTTTGTTCTGCGGAGGTACGTCTTGGGACGCCATTGGTCGGCGCAAAGGCGCCATTGAAGGTAATTTGATCTCCCCCACGCGCCTCCGCCCTCTCGTCGACATCGACATCCGATTCGTCGCCTCGGGTTGCT CTTCGTGTCATTGTGTGGCATTGGATGTGGAAGGGCGGTGTTATACCTGGGGACGCAATGAG AAGGGGCAGCTGGGCCATGGTGATACAATTCAGCGCGATAGGCCAACTGTAGTGTCGGAACTTTCGAA GTACAGAGTTGTTAGAGCTTCATCCGGGAAGAATCACACTGTAGTCCTTACTGAGGATGGACATTCTTTCGCCTTTGGCTGGAATAAGCATGGACAGCTGGGTTCAGGTTCAGCAAAAAATG AAGTTGAGGCTTCCCCCGTTCGCTGTCAAGTGTCTGAGGTTAAAAATGTTGCTTGTGGGGGTGACTTCACTGTGTGGTTATCTAGTGTTGAAGGAGCTTCTATACT AACTGCCGGCCTTCCACAGTATGGGCAACTTGGGCATGGTACAGATAATGAG TATAATACTAAAGACAGCTCAGTGAAGCTTGCTTATGAAGCCCAACCACGCCCTAAAGCAATAGCCTCTCTAGCTGGGGAAATTATTGTGAAAGTTGCATGTGGAACAAATCATACAG TGGCAGTGGATGCAAATGGCTATGTTTATAC GTGGGGCTATGGTGGTTATGGAAG GCTTGGACATAGGGAGCAGAAGGATGAATGGTCTCCTCGTCGTGTTGATATCTTCCAAAGGAATAATATTCTGCCTCCTGATGCAATTATTTCAGCTGGTTCTGTAAACTCTGCATGTACTGCAG GTGGAGGGCAATTGTATATGTGGGGTAAAATTAAGAATACAGGTGACGACTGGATGTATCCTAAACCACTTATGGACTTAAG TGGCTGGAATTTGCGTTGCATGGATTCAGGCAATATGCACCATTTCGTTGGTGCTGATTCCTCCTGCATAAGCTGGGGTCATGCTCAAAATGGAGAGCTGGGATATGGCCCTAATGGACAGAA GTCTTCTGCAGTTCCCAAAAAGGTGGATATCCTTGAGGGTATGCATGTTATGAG TGTTGCATGTGGACTTGGCCATTCCATGGTTATTGTTGATAGAACAACTGTTGGTGACCGACTTGATCAG CTTGAGGTGTATGATGGCAAAGCTTCTGTTGAAG GGAGTGAGGAACCTGTGAGTGCCGCTCCAGCTTCTAAGCAAACTCCTAAAAGGGGTGCTTCAAAAGCATCTGAAAATTCCAAGAGGAAGAAGTCAAAAGAACCTTCTGATTCGGAAGATGAAGAAGACAGCGATGAGCCTGATGACGACAGTGATGGAAGCAATGATGAGGACAATGGTGAGCAAGAACCTAAAAGTCGACGAGGTGGGAAGACTTCTGGTAGTGGTAGAGGCAATGGAGCTAAAAAGGCGGCACCAGCTGAGGTAAAGCGTGGACGGGGTCGCCCTCCCGCAAATAAAAGCCCAAGTCCTGCACCAGCAAAAACTGCAACTGGTAAGAGAGGAAGACCTCGCAGGTCGTAA
- the LOC126605689 gene encoding uncharacterized protein LOC126605689 isoform X2, producing MSAVQADKKVEVEKSGELLFCGGTSWDAIGRRKGAIEGNLISPTRLRPLVDIDIRFVASGCSSCHCVALDVEGRCYTWGRNEKGQLGHGDTIQRDRPTVVSELSKVVRASSGKNHTVVLTEDGHSFAFGWNKHGQLGSGSAKNEVEASPVRCQVSEVKNVACGGDFTVWLSSVEGASILTAGLPQYGQLGHGTDNEYNTKDSSVKLAYEAQPRPKAIASLAGEIIVKVACGTNHTVAVDANGYVYTWGYGGYGRLGHREQKDEWSPRRVDIFQRNNILPPDAIISAGSVNSACTAGGGQLYMWGKIKNTGDDWMYPKPLMDLSGWNLRCMDSGNMHHFVGADSSCISWGHAQNGELGYGPNGQKSSAVPKKVDILEGMHVMSVACGLGHSMVIVDRTTVGDRLDQLEVYDGKASVEGSEEPVSAAPASKQTPKRGASKASENSKRKKSKEPSDSEDEEDSDEPDDDSDGSNDEDNGEQEPKSRRGGKTSGSGRGNGAKKAAPAEVKRGRGRPPANKSPSPAPAKTATGKRGRPRRS from the exons ATGTCTGCGGTCCAGGCGGATaagaaggtggaggtggagaaaTCGGGAGAGCTTTTGTTCTGCGGAGGTACGTCTTGGGACGCCATTGGTCGGCGCAAAGGCGCCATTGAAGGTAATTTGATCTCCCCCACGCGCCTCCGCCCTCTCGTCGACATCGACATCCGATTCGTCGCCTCGGGTTGCT CTTCGTGTCATTGTGTGGCATTGGATGTGGAAGGGCGGTGTTATACCTGGGGACGCAATGAG AAGGGGCAGCTGGGCCATGGTGATACAATTCAGCGCGATAGGCCAACTGTAGTGTCGGAACTTTCGAA AGTTGTTAGAGCTTCATCCGGGAAGAATCACACTGTAGTCCTTACTGAGGATGGACATTCTTTCGCCTTTGGCTGGAATAAGCATGGACAGCTGGGTTCAGGTTCAGCAAAAAATG AAGTTGAGGCTTCCCCCGTTCGCTGTCAAGTGTCTGAGGTTAAAAATGTTGCTTGTGGGGGTGACTTCACTGTGTGGTTATCTAGTGTTGAAGGAGCTTCTATACT AACTGCCGGCCTTCCACAGTATGGGCAACTTGGGCATGGTACAGATAATGAG TATAATACTAAAGACAGCTCAGTGAAGCTTGCTTATGAAGCCCAACCACGCCCTAAAGCAATAGCCTCTCTAGCTGGGGAAATTATTGTGAAAGTTGCATGTGGAACAAATCATACAG TGGCAGTGGATGCAAATGGCTATGTTTATAC GTGGGGCTATGGTGGTTATGGAAG GCTTGGACATAGGGAGCAGAAGGATGAATGGTCTCCTCGTCGTGTTGATATCTTCCAAAGGAATAATATTCTGCCTCCTGATGCAATTATTTCAGCTGGTTCTGTAAACTCTGCATGTACTGCAG GTGGAGGGCAATTGTATATGTGGGGTAAAATTAAGAATACAGGTGACGACTGGATGTATCCTAAACCACTTATGGACTTAAG TGGCTGGAATTTGCGTTGCATGGATTCAGGCAATATGCACCATTTCGTTGGTGCTGATTCCTCCTGCATAAGCTGGGGTCATGCTCAAAATGGAGAGCTGGGATATGGCCCTAATGGACAGAA GTCTTCTGCAGTTCCCAAAAAGGTGGATATCCTTGAGGGTATGCATGTTATGAG TGTTGCATGTGGACTTGGCCATTCCATGGTTATTGTTGATAGAACAACTGTTGGTGACCGACTTGATCAG CTTGAGGTGTATGATGGCAAAGCTTCTGTTGAAG GGAGTGAGGAACCTGTGAGTGCCGCTCCAGCTTCTAAGCAAACTCCTAAAAGGGGTGCTTCAAAAGCATCTGAAAATTCCAAGAGGAAGAAGTCAAAAGAACCTTCTGATTCGGAAGATGAAGAAGACAGCGATGAGCCTGATGACGACAGTGATGGAAGCAATGATGAGGACAATGGTGAGCAAGAACCTAAAAGTCGACGAGGTGGGAAGACTTCTGGTAGTGGTAGAGGCAATGGAGCTAAAAAGGCGGCACCAGCTGAGGTAAAGCGTGGACGGGGTCGCCCTCCCGCAAATAAAAGCCCAAGTCCTGCACCAGCAAAAACTGCAACTGGTAAGAGAGGAAGACCTCGCAGGTCGTAA
- the LOC126605687 gene encoding bZIP transcription factor 29-like isoform X1, with amino-acid sequence MEGSDDTGSGSGSAKQQRPNPTFGSSSFSVPKPNSNLDIPNFNPSSQMGLPMRQSSPSLSPENSKRPGIPPSHPNNHNSMPFSNVMRPQSRSWQLGTQNLSPGSSHTRSLSQPPVFSLDSLPPLSPLTYRDPSGPSPSDPNSVEVSMEETVNSQGPSLRSPVADSSAFWAGDGLPPRRRHRRSNSDVPLGFSAIIQSSPQLIPIGRQTSLDGSASGRDNSGIGKPNQLMKQGSNGNAEGMDERKSGGEIADDLFNAYMNLENIDKMNSSGNEDKDLDSRASGSKTNGCESSDNEVESGLKGNGNGRQRPGSGFPNERREGLKRTAGGDVVSNVRHCRSISMDSYMESLNFDDEPLKPLPLGQQSPSTSLDGNSAKFSMEFGSGEFNAIELKKIMENEKLAEIALSDPKRAKRILANRQSAARSKERKMRYIQELEHKVQTLQTEATTLSAQFTKLQRDSVGLTSENNELKFRLQALEQQAQLKDALNEALTGEVQRLKLAAGELGGGEGHLSNRMAQQLSMNQQMLQLQHLNLYQMQQQPQHQAQQNTQPQQFMQQPQQNRPPHHQNGNAAAKPELSQ; translated from the exons ATGGAGGGCAGTGATGACACTGGTAGTGGTAGTGGTAGTGCCAAGCAGCAGCGGCCTAATCCAACTTTTGGGTCGTCGTCTTTCTCGGTTCCTAAGCCAAACAGCAATTTAGATATTCCGAATTTCAACCCTTCTTCTCAGATGGGTCTCCCCATGCGTCAATCTTCCCCTAGTTTGAGTCCTGAGAACAGTAAGAGGCCCGGGATTCCTCCTTCGCACCCGAATAACCACAATTCGATGCCTTTTTCGAATGTCATGAGGCCTCAATCGCGTTCTTGGCAGTTGGGAACACAGAATTTGAGCCCAGGGTCATCCCACACTAGGTCTTTGTCTCAGCCTCCGGTTTTCTCGCTTGATTCCCTGCCCCCATTGAGCCCTTTGACTTACCGCGACCCATCGGGTCCTTCTCCGTCTGACCCGAATTCAGTTGAGGTTTCCATGGAGGAGACTGTTAATTCTCAGGGACCTTCACTTCGTTCCCCAGTTGCTGATAGCAGTGCATTTTGGGCTGGAGACGGCCTTCCCCCTCGCAGAAGGCACCGGCGCTCTAACAGTGATGTTCCGTTAGGATTCTCAGCTATCATTCAATCTTCGCCTCAGTTGATTCCCATTGGGCGGCAAACAAGTTTGGATGGATCGGCTTCTGGGAGAGACAATTCAGGGATTGGAAAGCCAAATCAGCTGATGAAACAGGGATCAAATGGGAATGCAGAGGGAATGGATGAGAGGAAATCGGGGGGAGAGATTGCGGACGATTTGTTTAATGCATACATGAATTTGGAGAACATTGACAAAATGAACTCGTCCGGTAATGAGGATAAGGATTTGGATAGCAGAGCCAGTGGCTCGAAGACAAACGGGTGTGAGAGTAGTGATAATGAAGTGGAAAGTGGTCTAAAGGGGAATGGTAACGGCAGGCAGAGGCCAGGTTCTGGTTTTCCGAATGAGAGGAGGGAAGGGCTCAAGAGGACTGCTGGCGGCGATGTTGTATCTAATGTCCGACACTGTAGGAGCATTTCAATGGATAGTTATATGGAAAGTCTGAATTTCGATGATGAACCATTGAAACCCCTGCCGCTAGGCCAACAATCACCCAGCACTTCGCTTGATGGGAACTCAGCCAAGTTCAGCATGGAGTTTGGAAGTGGTGAGTTCAATGCAATTGAGTTGAAAAAGATAATGGAAAATGAGAAACTTGCTGAGATAGCACTATCAGACCCCAAACGTGCAAAGAG GATTTTGGCTAACCGTCAGTCAGCTGCTCGTTCCAAGGAGAGGAAGATGCGATACATTCAAGAATTGGAACACAAGGTGCAAACCCTGCAGACGGAGGCAACCACTTTGTCTGCCCAGTTTACAAAATTGCAG AGAGACTCTGTGGGTCTTACAAGTGAGAACAATGAGTTGAAATTTCGGCTTCAAGCTCTGGAACAACAGGCCCAACTGAAAGATG CTTTAAACGAAGCCTTGACTGGAGAAGTGCAGCGACTAAAGCTTGCCGCTGGAGAGCTCGGTGGAGGAGAAGGCCACCTTTCAAACCGCATGGCGCAGCAATTATCTATGAACCAGCAAATGCTTCAACTGCAGCATCTCAACCTCTATCAAATGCAACAGCAGCCACAGCACCAAGCTCAACAGAACACGCAACCGCAGCAGTTCATGCAGCAGCCTCAGCAAAATCGACCTCCGCATCACCAGAACGGCAACGCTGCCGCTAAGCCGGAGTTGAGCCAATAG